From the genome of Anopheles moucheti chromosome 3, idAnoMoucSN_F20_07, whole genome shotgun sequence, one region includes:
- the LOC128304172 gene encoding mucin-19 isoform X2, with amino-acid sequence MFTTFIGLIDIQSWWEVPCIAHFCSLFSTTFQLPRFDIEDLEEALLTDADAEGEVDLKVYTARLLPELIVALLKGCDSLAQIGAHISPSNYQMFLRRLFRQKCQEYNVDNPFNTDTDFEKLPLRTKILILKYLCDFRLDSEDVNTTFANYEADSLRLEPIGYDRKGSSYWHFFGTRLYREDYVKGGKSKSAKSSVWQVICFTEEDWRNLANKLDKSNNAKERNLHDLLVENFLPHIPNLFHDKERERRNRLLERPRSTRIKLLQEGKILRLQEQQQQQKEQERIILRVQEQQQRQKEQEEEEINRQILAEEVQRKALEARAKRAKRRSRSNSVTSIVSPYDSSPDEASLLTRDFIFQPKENAFRNKANSPYLYRSVTNLRGSTSPSVDSLVYCGNDEPKATTSPIRSVSVASSTRSSSVCSRDRCNFGCNSSYGRSEDSESQYDTKPAIYNDSYYIVSRREDSESVHSFSDIEAENNINSGNTDTNNKQQLVESLESSSIIIKPLCQQQTKAERKDRPVRSVSAEVEKLLRSNHNMAPTATKLPGRQTNNSLSSVTGPVILPFGDASAKSTASNSGKGNDTATPGTNQGRKKKGKTTTVFTETDEVLQIGMHKVLESIKNHDDAWPFMDPVDEDIAPKYYSIIRRPMDLQKMEEKLDNGEYMMFSDFQNDFKLIVNNCRLYNGQANEYTEMVNNLQIAFERARKKYFDENSSDEELMNHEYPDVSRANAAFKEKFSSKESSKPISSDTVNGKSERQQHSKPSKETGKAPDHGKEKSKKSANSSGGNGNNSLSAKSNTSTNANSKDSVDASFRGNDKPCKESKTKTVKSGTAAVAEKKGGKNVSGCKKHPTTVGAAGSKKHKTNKQQEVESEPEPDPEPPEKDKSASRVNKSVKRKRKEKEKTDKVKSKKQKTEEGDYSDMDVPEDEENMDDKSENERECSEPERKRHRKDHGMEHTEPVRNLQGDADTLAKGDSKVVEDVKEEEDFPVYESKKKAAIKALQEKEKKKNSAKVKKEEKKINKTPKGAKGKDVKRETFSPLRVRSMSRSPSPSSVFSSPKKQSPVRSLSPKKRESARDLSSDAGDHHSVQDKNGSKKGKDKTGTESNDGHQKQHKKGGSTMKAGSGIAVAKLEKKTKKLGTLPSAKGKGRQKKAGSGKQKTVTDLVEESEYEEVADDRRDSPQIHTNGERIDATDMSDFEDIEDISVKVRDTRVDEPATNKPSDKTKSKKNKTSKKNVGKSSATEHHRGKKSGSKSKVKGKDKKVDKKSHKRDKIGKGKKKSKASNNDRAVGEDRETMSSIGEDEDGVAYDQDVEEFANVEKSASKSVKQSKDLRYTAQRSMSRSPSPARSYYSDDRSIQDSDEENDDAHNERGSSPHKQTDDSFSANRSITPDIKDKFDLIKERRNRAAAAAAAAAESKAKAKQAKAKGKDAATTAALGKKGKSSKGSGNRGQKQQRDLVEENSVLSASASSSSGNRHQQDEDEKTSSESKSTKAVGGGGGATSKGKKNRDKAMNNSSESATVWAKPSDKKHARPSSSADNAKLVDRSNEYDFVDDSLTADSKVNKNHAKSTPASGSASKTGKKSTAAVGSTGQTGTASQKHPKSNAKAAMPSSSGKHSKTAASSGVSGGAGATGANMEELELETEQTLKDINKWLENTPRFPEYSSASNSPSRYIMDDFDTVPVKIEPADFRKPIPLSQLPAANDASAGPLRGASPGLATPAAPPKAFSPRAAANAKDSQSTSSTAGKQSGTKLPSQPKDGTSKSESGTVGSESITVATALKDSTNSNNGGSSGGVGSSTVASKAAGSTSHTILGPPPIIPPHSQKKEPKEPKRKSLKEKLSLGLGVGGRKREMHHHRTTIDRLQPGKTKGNLIGTIQNLNKPDELFPLGGSSGAGGSTGAGSNQLSKVKEVKNSLIVKTDESKPKLSLGTVLNTEGFGLVQQHNFADDDDDPERRSLGSKEDGGDEDEPIGSGAAKPLMSSLKTVTLVNVGGGSPSGGREGGSGSKKDEPSNSTVAAEKPEASNDLVTAEAKSSTSSAAVEKSFSTEDAKSGKEEANVKDPQNNKNKDKPSATPNLNAWIKAFGAPKKPKKSDDMEEGPSKGSPVSDKSKINENTSTQSSSNESSSGIGSLPTVPGSLESPSYPTLPTVPRQRKASTGSTVSERSSYSQDPDSPRIGIDERLGTYPAPYPSPIGASPIMTSPKLDESQKSPYHPLNGAIKVGFYQDTTQKSSPEKSCSPRDLPSPYPQYSQHLYTSNTANAAGNTTGTNNSIGGNTAVYGNYSSYGGTASAIGSTGSNVNQNNPTTGSVTDSFKGYGKELKSPVDFYEQYKQPASQESDYNSSMSPSTNPNSPYHNPASSPYQQQPNSPSCYQQQTAASSSPYGHQPPSLASPASSGGPLSPYNAPAVPHSPATSQTTPGSVSGHSPYNPNQGQSPYHSNQAPSASTSPSAGTTVGSAGQPKLQSKPNTPLHQSPNSPFSQSNQSSPYSQQDPNSPYSSQGGQLSPFQPMSPKPQQASSAVSTGNNNSNSTNSNPIKLAPPIITPQQAAAAAGVILPPESPVHSQAQATPPAGVSQAQNLTGGNGTGNGANNQPSSTAGATIPSAPMQLNSHQSPWSAHHNQYNPYLNHPGDTAGGAGSMTSSLPPAPAHMPPSQQGHLSNVHTHPSPAHTQHQQHQQQHQQQHQLQHQQQLQQDHHQQHQQNHQQAHGHHLATAQQQQQSHLGNLLMGSNNNPYTSTYGRSPYDLNSASASTTAAAAGSGTTTASTIDHHHAAQHHSQHLHHQQQQHTAHQHHQQQQHPSLSGLSNKNSPSAASITNSSKVPEMINLGYSEPETNSTKTSQDVPMNMESSGSMAGGGLGKEKSDGTKDNKHLQQQQQQHQIYDHHMGGMGYGNPMDISISKSKAFDMFNRAATMAFPRGFGAPGVHQATPIGNSSSTANNAASGYDHRSMQQATNMNKAHDMSGGGTASSGSSTTTPGYNMQQQSAGGKSASGNQHAAGEQPHLPRYDQRSPQHLQQQQQHQQQQHGGGPSVAGSTSQASNTADLSSSTGGGYKPYGTSTSSATPASLMDPAIRNLSSLTSLYNPDDRLHGGPGGSGTTSGGSGAGFYDKGIPPAAHMFSKNLPQPPPVSSSAATTALQQMFNNTMAATSMAAYNANREQPNAASYVPSPNYHHPQQHQQRNDLMSAGSIQSQKLSHNANVPPTTGSGASVSEPAPAPVKPKRTRKKKDQNQELLAQQQQQQQQQQQQQQQSLHQHAMHAAHQQQALSAHQGFPPYPGLKPPNPSASGGGGPTGMGSSSAAPGVVGNPASSGAETSAISLKTANIVPGSAFNFGPGPTGLGLPPGSLYGDTSASTYLEDSYRNPQNPYYLPPTHRGTAAGSGGPGTEADKLGNPIGAQPTAPGSVAAAAAVAAASAAAVHGPPPPTAASPYHQFLASHHGTRPYQFMNQFDPLHQQYLRQEELRAQMMINQGLLAAPPGGAPVAYGQPGYHHPAIGMHKPYDAMNSMNRSPFL; translated from the exons ATGTTTACCACTTTCATCGGCTTAATTG ATATTCAATCATGGTGGGAGGTGCCCTGCATTGCGCACTTTTGTTCGCTGTTTAGTACCACCTTCCAGCTGCCTAGGTTTGACATTGAG GATCTTGAAGAGGCCCTTCTCACAGATGCCGATGCCGAGGGTGAAGTAGATCTGAAAGTATATACCGCGCGTCTGCTGCCGGAACTGATCGTTGCACTGTTGAAGGGCTGTGACTCGCTTGCACAGATAGGTGCACACATCAGCCCAAGTAACTATCAGATGTTCCTGAGACGTCTGTTCCGTCAAAAATGTCAG GAATATAATGTGGATAATCCCTTCAATACCGATACGGACTTTGAAAAGTTGCCGTTACGAACCAAGATCCTGATATTGAAGTATCTATGCGATTTTCGCCTAGATTCCGAGGACGTCAATACTACATTTGCAAACTACGAAGCAGATAGTTTGCGGCTGGAACCGATAGG GTACGATCGTAAAGGATCTTCGTACTGGCACTTTTTTGGCACACGTTTGTATCGAGAAGATTACGTGAAAGGTGGTAAATCAAAATCGGCGAAATCTTCTGTCTGGCAGGTGATTTGCTTCACCGAAGAAGATTGGCGAAATTTAGCGAACAAGCTCGACAAATCCAACAACGCTAAGGAGCGCAACCTGCACGATctgttggtggaaaattttctGCCTCACATTCCGAATTTATTTCATGATAAGGAAAGAGAGCGTCGAAATAG GCTTTTAGAGCGGCCCAGATCGACTCGGATAAAACTGTTGCAGGAAGGTAAAATTTTGCGCCTGCaggagcaacagcaacaacaaaaagagcaAGAAAGAATAATTTTGCGCGTGCAGGAGCAACAGCAACGTCAAAAAGagcaggaagaggaagagattAACCGGCAAATACTTGCGGAAGAGGTGCAACGAAAGGCACTTGAAGCACGTGCGAAACGAGCCAAACGACG ATCTCGATCCAATTCCGTCACAAGTATAGTTTCGCCATACGATAGCTCCCCAGACGAGGCATCCCTTCTCACgcgtgattttatttttcagccAAAAGAAAACGCATTCCGTAACAAAGCAAATAGCCCATACCTTTATCGCAGCGTCACTAATTTGAGAGGTTCTACTTCTCCATCAGTAGATTCGCTGGTCTATTGCGGTAACGACGAACCTAAAGCTACTACCAGCCCAATACGCAGCGTGTCGGTTGCGTCATCAACACGATCAAGCTCGGTTTGTTCCCGTGATCGATGTAACTTTGGTTGCAACAGTAGCTACGGTCGATCGGAGGACAGTGAAAGCCAGTACGATACCAAACCTGCGATCTACAACGATTCGTACTACATTGTTAGCAGGCGAGAGGACAGCGAAAGTGTCCACAGTTTCAGCGATATCGAGGCGGAGAACAACATCAACAGTGGCAACACAGATAcgaacaacaaacagcaactGGTGGAATCGTTGGAATCTtcctccatcatcatcaaaccaTTGTGTCAGCAGCAAACGAAAGCGGAACGGAAAGATCGTCCCGTCCGATCGGTCAGTGCTGAAGTGGAAAAGTTACTGCGCTCCAATCACAACATGGCACCGACAGCAACCAAACTACCTGGTCGACAAACGAACAATTCATTATCATCCGTTACCGGGCCGGTCATATTGCCATTCGGCGATGCATCGGCTAAAAGCACAGCAAGTAACAGCGGTAAGGGAAATGATACTGCGACGCCAGGTACAAACCAGGGCCGGAAAAAGAAGGGCAAGACTACGACCGT CTTCACCGAAACCGATGAGGTTCTTCAGATTGGGATGCACAAGGTGCTAGAAAGCATCAAGAATCACGACGATGCCTGGCCATTCATGGATCCGGTCGATGAGGACATTGCACCGAAGTATTACTCGATCATACGAAG GCCGATGGATTTGCAAAAGATGGAAGAAAAGCTGGACAATGGAGAATACATGATGTTCAGCGATTTCCAAAACGATTTCAAATTGATCGTCAACAATTGTCGGTTGTACAATGGGCAAGCGAATG AATACACGGAAATGGTGAACAACTTGCAGATTGCATTTGAACGTGCCAGAAAGAAATATTTCGACGAAAACTCATCGGACGAAGAACTCATGAACCACGAGTATCCAGATGTTAGCCGAGCGAATGCCgcgtttaaagaaaagttTTCCTCAAAGGAAAGTAGCAAACCAATCTCCTCCGACACGGTGAATGGAAAGAGTGAACGGCAGCAGCACAGCAAACCTTCGAAGGAAACGGGCAAAGCACCAGACCACGGAAAGGAAAAGTCAAAGAAAAGCGCTAATAGTTCCGGCGGCAATGGCAATAATAGTTTAAGTGCAAAGTCCAACACCAGCACCAATGCAAACTCCAAAGATAGTGTTGATGCCTCATTCCGGGGGAATGACAAACCGTGCAAAgaatctaaaacaaaaacagtgaAAAGTGGTACGGCGGCTGTAGCGGAAaagaagggtggaaaaaatgtGTCAGGGTGCAAGAAACATCCGACAACGGTCGGGGCTGCTGGGTcgaagaaacataaaacaaacaaacaacaagaagTGGAGTCGGAACCGGAACCAGATCCGGAACCGCCGGAAAAGGATAAAAGCGCATCGCGAGTGAACAAAAGTGTGAAACgcaagcgaaaagaaaaagagaaaactgATAAAGTAAaaagcaagaaacaaaaaacagaagaaggTGATTACAGTGATATGGACGTGCCGGAGGATGAGGAAAATATGGACGATAAAAGTGAAAACGAGCGGGAGTGTAGTGAGCCGGAACGGAAACGTCACAGGAAGGATCATGGGATGGAACATACGGAACCGGTGAGAAATTTGCAGGGCGATGCTGATACCCTCGCGAAGGGGGACAGTAAAGTGGTGGAAGATGTGAAAGAAGAAGAGGACTTTCCAGTGTATGAGAGTAAGAAGAAGGCCGCGATCAAGGCATTgcaggagaaggaaaaaaagaaaaacagtgcTAAAgtgaagaaggaagaaaagaaaatcaacaaaacgcCGAAAGGGGCTAAAGGCAAGGATGTGAAACGGGAAACGTTTTCCCCGTTACGGGTGCGATCGATGTCGCGGTCACCCAGCCCATCTTCAGTGTTTTCATCGCCCAAGAAACAGTCACCCGTTCGGTCACTGAGTccaaagaaaagggaaagcgCACGTGATCTATCTTCCGATGCAGGGGATCATCATTCGGTGCAAGATAAAAATGGGTCCAAAAAGGGGAAGGATAAAACCGGCACCGAAAGCAATGACGGTcatcaaaaacaacacaagaaAGGAGGAAGCACTATGAAGGCAGGATCTGGCATAGCGGTGGCCAAGTTAgagaagaagacaaaaaagtTGGGCACTCTTCCATCGGCGAAGGGGAAAGGGCGTCAAAAGAAGGCGGGAAGTGGTAAACAGAAAACAGTAACAGACCTGGTGGAAGAGTCAGAGTACGAAGAAGTTGCGGATGATCGGCGAGATTCGCCACAAATTCACACCAATGGCGAACGCATCGATGCGACAGACATGAGTGACTTTGAAGACATTGAAGACATAAGCGTGAAGGTACGTGATACCAGGGTCGACGAAccggcaacaaacaaaccatcggataaaacaaaaagtaagaaaaacaaaacgagcaaGAAAAATGTCGGAAAATCAAGTGCTACTGAACATCACCGTGGTAAAAAGAGTGGCAGTAAAAGCAAGGTAAAGGGAAAGGATAAAAAGGTGGACAAAAAGTCCCACAAGCGCGATAAAATCGgcaagggaaagaaaaagtcTAAAGCTTCCAACAACGATCGTGCGGTTGGAGAAGATCGGGAAACAATGTCGAGTATTGGCGAGGACGAAGACGGGGTGGCTTATGATCAGGATGTGGAAGAGTTCGCGAATGTAGAAAAAAGTGCCTCTAAATCCGTAAAGCAGTCGAAAGATTTGCGTTACACAGCACAGCGATCGATGTCACGGTCCCCAAGCCCAGCCAGATCATATTACTCTGACGATCGCTCGATCCAGGATAGCGATGAAGAGAATGACGATGCTCACAATGAACGAGGTTCATCGCCGCACAAGCAAACCGATGATTCGTTTTCAGCCAACCGGTCGATCACACCTGACATAAAGGATAAGTTTGATCTCATCAAGGAACGCCGTAACAGGGCAGCGgcggcagctgcagcagcagcagaaagtaAGGCGAAAGCCAAACAGGCCAAAGCTAAAGGAAAAGATGCCGCGACTACGGCAGCCCTGGGGAAGAAAGGTAAATCGTCCAAGGGTAGCGGCAACCGGGGTCAAAAGCAACAACGTGACCTAGTAGAAGAAAATTCCGTTCTCAGTGCAAGTGCCTCTTCGTCCAGCGGTAACCGACACCAgcaagatgaagatgaaaaaaCTTCCAGTGAGAGCAAATCAACAAAAGCtgttggcggtggtggtggtgccacatcgaaagggaagaaaaatcgaGATAAAGCAATGAATAACAGTAGCGAGTCGGCTACTGTTTGGGCCAAACCGAGTGACAAGAAACATGCGCGCCCGAGTTCATCAGCTGACAACGCGAAATTAGTCGACCGAAGTAACGAGTACGATTTTGTGGACGATAGCTTAACGGCCGACTCTAAGGTGAATAAGAATCATGCCAAATCAACCCCTGCTAGCGGTAGTGCAtccaaaacggggaaaaaatcgACGGCTGCTGTGGGATCTACTGGACAAACGGGTACGGCCTCTCAGAAGCATCCAAAATCGAATGCAAAAGCTGCTATGCCATCGTCTTCTGGCAAACACTCGAAAACGGCTGCAAGTTCGGGTGTAAGTGGTGGTGCAGGTGCTACTGGCGCAAACATGGAGGAGTTGGAGCTAGAGACAGAACAAACACTGAAAGACATAAACAAGTGGCTAGAAAATACGCCACGTTTTCCCGAGTACAGTTCGGCTAGCAACTCTCCATCGCGGTACATCATGGACGATTTCGACACGGTACCGGTGAAAATCGAACCGGCCGATTTCCGCAAACCGATTCCACTTTCCCAATTGCCCGCGGCAAACGATGCTTCTGCCGGTCCGTTACGAGGGGCCAGTCCAGGACTGGCGACGCCAGCAGCTCCCCCGAAGGCATTTTCACCTCGAGCAGCCGCCAATGCAAAGGATTCACAATCCACCTCATCGACTGCTGGAAAACAATCGGGTACGAAATTGCCATCACAGCCGAAAGATGGCACTAGCAAAAGTGAATCGGGAACGGTTGGGTCTGAGTCCATCACCGTTGCTACCGCGTTGAAAGACTCTACCAACAGTAACAACGGTGGATCGAGCGGTGGAGTTGGTTCTTCGACGGTTGCCAGCAAAGCTGCAGGCTCTACAAGTCACACTATTTTGGGTCCACCGCCGATCATACCACCGCACTCACAGAAAAAGGAACCCAAAGAACCTAAGCGAAAATCTTTAAAGGAAAAGCTATCCCTTGGGCTGGGAGTGGGTGGACGCAAACGTGAGATGCATCACCATCGTACGACAATAGATCGATTACAGCCGGGCAAAACCAAGGGTAACCTCATAGGGACGATTCAGAATCTCAACAAACCGGATGAATTGTTCCCGCTCGGTGGTAGTAGTGGAGCTGGTGGTAGCACTGGTGCTGGCAGTAATCAACTCAGCAAAGTAAAGGAAGTGAAGAACTCGTTGATCGTTAAGACGGACGAATCGAAACCGAAACTAAGCCTCGGTACGGTGTTGAACACGGAAGGATTTGGCCTCGTGCAACAGCACAACTTtgccgatgacgatgatgatccgGAACGACGCTCGTTGGGATCTAAAGAAGACGGAGGCGATGAGGATGAACCGATCGGTAGCGGAGCAGCAAAGCCGTTGATGAGTTCGCTGAAGACTGTTACACTGGTCAATGTCGGAGGAGGTTCGCCATCGGGTGGCAGAGAAGGAGGGTCAGGCTCAAAGAAGGATGAACCTTCCAACTCAACGGTAGCAGCTGAAAAACCAGAAGCTAGCAACGATCTCGTTACTGCAGAGGCAAAAAGCTCGACGTCTTCTGCAGCTGTGGAGAAATCGTTTTCCACAGAGGATGCAAAATCGGGAAAAGAGGAAGCAAATGTAAAGGATccgcaaaataacaaaaacaaggaTAAGCCATCTGCAACGCCTAACCTTAACGCTTGGATTAAGGCATTTGGTGCTcccaaaaaaccgaaaaagtCCGATGACATGGAAGAAGGTCCGAGTAAGGGTTCGCCTGTAAGCGATAAAAGCAAGATTAACGAGAATACTTCCACGCAATCATCCTCCAACGAATCCTCGTCCGGCATTGGCAGTCTTCCCACTGTACCCGGTAGTCTCGAAAGCCCCAGCTACCCAACACTTCCGACTGTGCCTCGGCAAAGAAAAGCGAGCACCGGTAGCACTGTGAGTGAACGGTCGTCATACAGCCAAGATCCGGACAGTCCGCGTATTGGCATCGATGAGCGGCTCGGGACGTATCCCGCTCCGTATCCAAGCCCGATCGGTGCATCACCGATCATGACGTCACCAAAGTTGGACGAATCGCAGAAGAGTCCCTATCATCCACTAAACGGCGCGATCAAGGTTGGTTTCTATCAGGACACCACCCAGAAGAGCAGCCCAGAGAAGAGTTGCAGTCCGCGCGATCTTCCATCGCCGTATCCTCAGTACTCGCAGCACCTTTACACATCCAACACAGCGAACGCAGCTGGTAATACGACTGGTACAAACAATAGCATTGGTGGTAACACCGCGGTATACGGCAACTACTCATCATATGGTGGTACAGCGTCCGCCATCGGTTCCACGGGTTCAAACGTTAACCAAAATAATCCGACCACCGGCAGTGTGACGGATAGTTTTAAAGGTTACGGAAAGGAGCTTAAATCGCCGGTCGATTTCTACGAACAGTACAAACAGCCGGCTTCGCAGGAATCGGACTACAACTCTTCTATGAGCCCCAGTACAAATCCTAACTCTCCATATCACAACCCGGCGTCGTCACCCTACCAGCAGCAACCGAACTCTCCTTCTTGCTATCAACAGCAAACGGCGGCTTCTTCCTCCCCGTACGGGCACCAGCCTCCATCGCTTGCTTCACCCGCCTCTTCGGGCGGTCCACTATCACCATACAATGCGCCAGCCGTACCGCACAGTCCGGCTACAAGTCAAACTACGCCCGGAAGTGTCAGTGGTCACTCGCCGTATAATCCCAACCAGGGACAGTCGCCTTATCACAGCAATCAGGCTCCTTCAGCCTCAACGTCACCATCCGCCGGGACCACGGTGGGGTCTGCCGGTCAACCTAAGCTGCAGTCCAAACCAAATACACCGTTACACCAAAGCCCCAACTCACCGTTTTCACAATCAAACCAAAGTTCGCCCTATTCTCAACAAGATCCCAACTCACCCTATTCTTCCCAAGGTGGCCAACTGTCGCCTTTTCAACCGATGTCCCCTAAACCGCAGCAGGCTTCGTCTGCTGTAAGCACCGGcaacaataacagcaacagTACTAACAGTAATCCAATCAAGCTGGCACCACCGATTATAACACCccagcaagcagcagcagcggctgGTGTGATTCTTCCGCCCGAGTCTCCTGTCCACTCCCAAGCACAAGCGACACCGCCGGCTGGAGTGAGCCAGGCACAAAACCTGACCGGAGGAAATGGCACCGGCAACGGTGCTAATAATCAACCATCCAGTACAGCAGGAGCAACAATCCCATCAGCACCAATGCAACTGAATTCACACCAGTCGCCCTGGAGTGCCCATCACAATCAGTACAATCCGTACTTGAACCATCCGGGTGATACGGCTGGCGGAGCTGGAAGCATGACCTCTTCGTTGCCACCAGCTCCGGCACACATGCCACCGTCGCAGCAGGGGCACCTAAGCAATGTGCACACGCATCCATCGCCGGCCCACacacaacaccagcaacatcaacagcaacaccagcagcaacatcaactgcagcatcagcagcaactcCAGCAagatcatcatcaacagcatcaacaaaaTCATCAGCAGGCCCACGGGCATCATCTTGCAAcggcacagcaacaacagcaaagtcATCTCGGTAACCTGTTGATGGGATCCAACAATAATCCATACACTTCCACTTACGGGCGATCACCATACGATCTTAATTCGGCGTCAGCTTCGACGACTGCGGCAGCAGCAGGATCGGGAACAACAACGGCGTCCACTATCGATCACCATCATGCTGCGCAACATCATTCACAGCACCTgcaccatcagcaacagcaacataccgctcatcagcatcatcaacaacagcagcatcctAGTTTAAGCGGGCTCAGCAACAAGAACAGCCCTAGCGCGGCCTCTATCACCAACTCTTCGAAAGTACCTGAAATGATAAATCTAGGCTATAGCGAACCAGAAACCAATAGCACCAAAACATCGCAGGACGTTCCGATGAACATGGAATCCTCGGGAAGTATGGCCGGCGGCGGTCTTGGTAAGGAGAAAAGTGACGGTACTAAAGACAACAAACActtgcaacagcagcagcagcaacaccaaatATACGATCACCACATGGGTGGCATGGGTTACGGGAACCCGATGGATATATCCATCAGCAAGTCGAAAGCGTTCGATATGTTTAATCGTGCTGCGACGATGGCTTTTCCGCGTGGGTTTGGCGCTCCGGGCGTGCATCAGGCAACGCCCATCGGCAACTCGAGCAGTACGGCCAACAACGCCGCTAGCGGTTATGATCATCGTTCCATGCAGCAAGCGACCAACATGAATAAGGCACACGATATGAGCGGTGGTGGAACAGCGTCAAGCGGGTCCTCCACGACGACACCCGGCTACAATATGCAACAACAATCCGCCGGTGGAAAGTCGGCCTCAGGGAATCAACACGCCGCGGGTGAACAACCACATCTCCCGCGGTACGATCAGCGCAGTCCGCAacatttgcagcagcagcagcagcaccaacaacaacagcatggTGGTGGTCCTTCCGTTGCTGGTTCTACATCGCAGGCAAGCAACACGGCGGatctcagcagcagcaccggcgGAGGTTACAAACCGTACGGTACATCGACAAGTTCGGCCACCCCTGCATCGCTGATGGATCCAGCAATACGCAATCTCAGCTCCCTAACGTCGCTGTACAATCCGGACGATCGTCTACACGGTGGTCCAGGTGGAAGCGGCACCACTTCTGGGGGCTCCGGTGCTGGATTCTACGACAAAGGTATACCACCGGCTGCGCACATGTTTAGCAAAAACCTGCCCCAACCACCTCCAGTGTCATCGTCGGCCGCCACAACGGCGTTGCAACAGATGTTCAACAACACCATGGCGGCCACTTCGATGGCCGCTTACAATGCTAACCGCGAGCAGCCGAATGCTGCGTCCTACGTGCCATCACCGAACTATCATCacccgcagcaacatcaacagcgCAACGATTTGATGAGTGCGGGCAGCATTCAGTCGCAAAAACTATCCCACAATGCCAATGTGCCACCGACGACGGGCAGTGGTGCTTCCGTCAGTGAACCAGCGCCGGCACCGGTGAAACCAAAGCgaacgagaaaaaagaaagaccaAAATCAGGAACTGCTGgctcaacagcagcagcagcagcagcagcagcaacaacagcagcagcaatcacTACATCAACATGCAATGCATGCCGCACACCAGCAACAAGCGCTCAGTGCTCATCAAGGTTTCCCACCCTACCCTGGACTGAAACCGCCGAACCCTTCCGCATCGGGCGGTGGTGGTCCGACTGGAATGGGTTCGTCGTCTGCCGCTCCCGGTGTAGTTGGAAATCCGGCGAGCAGTGGCGCAGAAACGTCCGCAATATCTTTGAAAACGGCCAACATAGTGCCCGGCAGTGCGTTTAACTTTGGTCCCGGTCCAACCGGACTCGGTTTACCCCCGGGCAGCCTGTACGGGGATACGTCTGCTAGCACGTACCTGGAAGATTCGTATCGTAACCCCCAGAACCCATACTACCTACCGCCGACCCATCGTGGAACAGCAGCGGGTTCTGGTGGCCCCGGTACGGAAGCGGATAAGTTGGGCAATCCAATCGGTGCTCAGCCGACGGCCCCGGGTTCAGTggcagcagccgccgccgTTGCAGCTGCCTCCGCTGCGGCTGTGCATGGTCCACCGCCACCGACCGCTGCGTCCCCGTACCATCAGTTCTTGGCTTCGCATCATGGCACGCGTCCGTATCAGTTCATGAACCAGTTTGATCCACTCCATCAACAGTACCTGCGACAGGAAGAGCTTCGGGCTCAGATGATGATCAACCAGGGGCTTCTGGCGGCACCACCCGGTGGAGCTCCCGTTGCGTACGGGCAGCCGGGCTATCATCATCCCGCGATCGGCATGCACAAGCCTTACGACGCGATGAACAGCATGAACCGATCGCCATTCCTATAA